In Schistocerca serialis cubense isolate TAMUIC-IGC-003099 chromosome 3, iqSchSeri2.2, whole genome shotgun sequence, the following proteins share a genomic window:
- the LOC126470974 gene encoding ABC transporter F family member 4-like codes for MMFKERKEERKKGRKKERKKERKKERKKERKKGRKEERKKGRKEERKKGRKEERKKGRKEERKKGRKKERKEERKKERKKERKEERKKGRKEERKKGRKEERKKGRKEERKKGRKEERKKGRKEERKKGRKEERKKGRKEERKKGRKEERKKGRKEERKKGRKEERKKGRKEERKKGRKEERKKGRKEERKKGRKEERKKGRKEERKKGRKEERKKGRKEERKKGRKEERKKGRKEERKKGRKEERKKGRKEERKKGRKKGRKEERKEERKKGRKKGRKEGRKEERKEGRKEGRKKGRKEERKEGRKEGRKKGRKEERKEGRKEGRKKGRKEGRKEGRKEERKKGRKEERKEERKKGRKEERKEGRKEGRKKGRKEGRKEGRKEGRKKGRKEERKEGRKEGRKKGRKEERKEGRKEGRKKGRKEGRKEGRKKGRKEERKEGRKEGRKKGRKEERKEGRKEGRKKGRKEERKEGRKEGRKKGRKEERKEERKEERKEGGDEKEGMKAN; via the coding sequence ATGATGttcaaagaaagaaaggaagaaaggaagaaaggaagaaagaaagaaagaaagaaagaaagaaagaaagaaagaaagaaagaaaggaagaaaggaagaaaggaagaaaggaagaaaggaagaaaggaagaaaggaagaaaggaagaaaggaagaaaggaagaaaggaagaaaggaagaaaggaagaaaggaagaaagaaagaaagaaaggaagaaaggaagaaagaaagaaagaaagaaagaaaggaagaaaggaagaaaggaagaaaggaagaaaggaagaaaggaagaaaggaagaaaggaagaaaggaagaaaggaagaaaggaagaaaggaagaaaggaagaaaggaagaaaggaagaaaggaagaaaggaagaaaggaagaaaggaagaaaggaagaaaggaagaaaggaagaaaggaagaaaggaagaaaggaagaaaggaagaaaggaagaaaggaagaaaggaagaaaggaagaaaggaagaaaggaagaaaggaagaaaggaagaaaggaagaaaggaagaaaggaagaaaggaagaaaggaagaaaggaagaaaggaagaaaggaagaaaggaagaaaggaagaaaggaagaaaggaagaaaggaagaaaggaagaaaggaagaaaggaagaaaggaagaaaggaagaaaggaagaaaggaagaaaggaagaaaggaagaaaggaagaaaggaagaaaggaagaaaggaagaaaggaagaaaggaagaaaggaagaaaggaagaaaggaagaaaggaaggaagaaaggaagaaaggaagaaaggaaggaagaaaggaagaaaggaaggaagaaaggaagaaaggaaggaagaaaggaagaaaggaaggaaggaagaaaggaaggaaggaagaaaggaaggaaggaagaaaggaaggaaggaagaaaggaaggaaggaagaaaggaaggaaggaagaaaggaaggaaggaagaaaggaaggaaggaagaaaggaagaaaggaaggaagaaaggaaggaaggaaggaagaaaggaagaaaggaagaaaggaagaaaggaaggaagaaaggaagaaaggaaggaaggaagaaaggaaggaaggaagaaaggaaggaaggaagaaaggaaggaaggaaggaaggaaggaaggaagaaaggaaggaaggaagaaaggaaggaaggaagaaaggaaggaaggaagaaaggaaggaaggaagaaaggaaggaaggaagaaaggaaggaaggaagaaaggaaggaaggaagaaaggaaggaaggaaggaagaaaggaaggaaggaagaaaggaaggaaggaagaaaggaaggaaggaagaaaggaaggaaggaagaaaggaaggaaggaagaaaggaaggaaggaagaaaggaaggaaggaagaaaggaaggaaggaagaaaggaaggaaggaagaaaggaaggaaggaagaaaggaaggaaggaagaaaggaaggaagaaaggaaggaagaaaggaaggaaggaggagatgaGAAGGAAGGTATGAAGGCAAATTAA